CGTGCCTGATCAAGAAGGGCTTTTGACTATATGTTTGACCGCGTGGGGTTTGACAGCTGATGAGCCGCATCTGGGCCGGAAATCGTCCCTCCGTACGGAGTGCAATGCATCTGAGTTATGGAACAGGAACTGCCCTGTTGGAAATGGCTGTCTTTTACTGACAGCGCAAAGCGGCAAACATCAAAGCCGCAGACCCTTAATGTCTTTCATGCGGGACAAAATCATGTTGGTGCTCACGGAGACCACGCCTGGAAGCGGGTCCATCGTCTCCTGAAGGAAGCGGTCCAGCTCCTCCGGGCTAGCGGCGACTGCATGGACATGAAGACGGCAGTTTCCCGTAGTCCGGTAGATTTGGGTGACGATTGGACAGGCCTGAAGCTGCCCGGCAACCTGTGTGAAGGTCTCAGGCTGGGTCTCAATCTCAAAATAGCAGGACACCGCGCTTCCCAGTTTTTGGGGGTTGATGATGGTGGTGTACCCCTCAATCACGCCCCGTTTTTCCAGGGCATCCACATGGTTTTTAATTGCCACCCGGGAGTACCCCAGCTTTTCTCCGATCTCCGAATAGCTGTACCGGGCATTCTCCACCAGCAGGGCCAAAATTTTTTGATCCAGCTCATCCAAACCACTCAAAAACATACGATCACCTCTCATTTACCATAGCACATCCCACGCAAGAATACAATACGAAATATATTTCTTGCGTTTTGTGAGAATCTATCCTATAATAGTTTCAAAAACGAATTGATTAGGTGTAATATATGTATCAGGACTTAACCAAAGGAAGCATTACCAGGGGGCTCCTTCTCTTTGCTCTGCCCATGGTGGCGGGAAATCTGCTGCAGCAGCTCTACAACATCGCGGACACGCTGATCGTCGGCCAGGCTCTGGGGCGAAATGCCCTGGCCGCCGTGGGTTCCGCTTTCACGCTGATGACCTTTCTCACGTCCATTTTTCTAGGGCTTTCCATGGGCGCCGGGGCGCTGTTCTCCATCTATCTCGGCAGGAAGGATCACCTGGCTTTGCGCAGCGCGGTGGCCCATGCCTTTGTCCTGATTGCGGCTGTAACCCTGGTGCTGAACCTCGCAGTCTATCTGCTGATGGACCCCATCCTGCACTTTCTGCAAATTCCACCGGAGCTGTATGCCTCCATGCGGGAATATCTCTGGATCATCTTCGCCGGCCTGCCGGCCACCTTCCTCTATAATTTCTCCGCAAGTCTTCTGCGCTCGGCAGGAAACTCTGTGGCGCCGCTGTGGTTTTTGGGAGCCTCAGCGCTTTTGAACATTGGTCTGGACCTTCTCTTTGTTCTGGTCTTTCACTGGGGTGTTGCGGGAGCAGCCGTTGCCACGGTGATTGCTCAGTACCTGTCCGGCGTGGGGCTGGGACTCTATGTGCTCCTGCGCTGCCGGGAGCTGCTGCCCAGGCGGAGCGAGCTCCGATTCAGCGGACGCATTCTGCGGGAGCTGCTGGACTTATCCCTCCTGACCTGCGCCCAGCAGTCCGCCATGAACTTCGGCATCCTGCTGGTACAGCGTCTGGTAGACAGCTTTGGTCCCGTCACCATGGCCGCTTTTGCGGCGGCTGTGAAGATCGACGCCTTTGCATATCTTCCAGTCCAGGACTTCGGCAACGCATTCTCCACGTTTGTAGCCCAAAACTACGGCGCGGGGCAGGTGGAGCGGCTGCGGGAGGGCGTGCGAAAGGCAACGGCGGTAAGCGCGGCCTTTTCCTGCCTGATCTCCGCGGCGGTGGTGGTTTTTGCCCGGCCCCTCATGCGCATCTTTGTGCAGGCGGGAGATACCGAGGTGCTGGCGGCAGGAGTGCTCTACCTGCGGGTGGAGGGCGCCTTCTATGTGGGCATTGGGTGCCTCTTTCTGCTCTACGGCTTCTACCGGGCTGTCAAACGGCCGGGGATGTCGGTGGTTCTCACGGTGATTTCCCTGGGCACCCGGGTGGCGCTGGCCTACGCGCTGGCGGGGCCAGTGGGAGAGGTGGGGATCTGGATGGCGATTCCCATCGGCTGGTTCCTGGCGGACGCCACGGGGTACGGATATTATCTCCGGCACCGGCGGGCTCTGCTGGGAGAGAATGAATAGGGCAAGGCCCCCGGCGTAAGCCGGGGGCCTCTCTTTTGTTTTGCTTAGGAAAATTGTGTTACAATTACACCTTGTTACCAGCCTGAACGGTGAGAGTGTTGGTACCAGCCACAACCGTGTAGCTGCCCTCAACCTCAACGTCAGTGCCAGTGGTCACATCGGTGCCCTGGCCAGCAATGGTGATCGTAACACCGTTGCCAGAGACACCAGGAACAGTCACAACCACGGCCACGGTGGAGCCAACGTCCAGCCATTCGGACTCAATGGCAGCCTTGTTTTTGCCGTTGTAGGTCGCGGTGGCATTGCCAGTCAGGTTGGTGGTGGTAGCCGTATCCAGAGAATTCTCGGCGACAGTCACCTTCGCCTGGACCTTCACGCCAGTCACAACGATTTCGGTGTTGGCATTCACAGTCTCCTGGATCGCAACAGTCTGAGTAGCGCTGGCAGTCGCAGCATGTGTCATGCTCTTCGGCGTGCCGTTCACGGTGTACTCCACAACCACCTGGTTGGTGGAAGCCACCAGAGCGGTACCAGTCTGTACAGTCAGATTCACAGTGGCTTGAGCACCAGAATTGACAGACTTGGAAGTCTCACTGCCGGAGAAGTAGGCTGCATCTACGCCCTTGCCGTTTACAGCACCAGACTTCACAGAGGAGGTAACGGTCACAGCGGCGTTATTGTAGTTCAGTTTGACTTCGGGCTGAGTGCCAGCGGCAGTCAGCTTCACGGTGTAAGCCTGGTCAACGGTCAGGTTGCTCTGAGCCAGCGCAGCAGGCCTCACAGCAGTGATATTAGCGCTGCTATTGTCCTGAATATCATACTTGGAAGAACCGGCGGGCTGCTTGACCGTGAAGGTGAACTCCGTATCCGCAACATTCTTCACGGTCTCAGTCTTGTTGGCGTACTCGGCAGAGCCAGAGTACTTCACGTACCACTCGGTCACATTCTCGGTAGCAGCCTGCACAGTGATCTTGTTGCCAACGATCACAGTGCCAGTCAGCTCGGTAGCCTTGTAGTCCATGACATAGACCTTGGAGGTCTTGCCGTCCAGGTTGGTGGTCTTGACCACACCCAGGTCGTTGATGTCAACGTACTTGCCGCCGCCGACAGCGTCGCTGACATACACGCCGGGCAGGCTGACCTTGGAAGCGCCGGGAGTCAGGTCGGTGAACTGCAGGTACAGCTTGCCGTTCTTGGCGTCATAGCGACCAGCGCCCTTCTCAGTGCCAGTGAAGTCCACAAACAGATCGGTGGTGCTGGGCAGGGTGGTGTCAGTGCCGTTGTCAGTGAAGTCACCGCCCTGGCTGCCGGTGTTCAGCGGGGTGGCGGAGTCAAACACGACCCACTGAGCAAGCCCATTGCTGTTCAGAACAGCATAGATGTTGCCAGCGTACTGGGTGCCAGCGGTGTTGGTGTCCGCGTCAGCCAGGTGGCTGATGGCAGAGCCAACAGAGGTGAACTCGGTCTTGACGTCAGACTTCTTGTTCTCGTCCTGGATCACAACCGCCTTGGCGTCAGAGGCGAAGGCCAGACCCACATCCTCGCGGTTGGCGGTGATGTACATGGTGCGGCCCTGCAGGTTCAGGGTGCTGGTGTTCGCAGTCAGGCCGACCATCTGATAGACGTCCTCGCCGTCGATCGCGACCTTCATGTTGGTGTAGACATCCTCAGCCTTCACAGCCTTGATGGAGGTGACATAGTCGCCGTCGAAGCGCAGCTCCATAACGGTGCCCTTGGTCAGAGGCGTGATGGTGCTGCTGTACTTGCTCTTGGCGGTCAGGGTCTGGACCTGACCATTCAGGACGGCCTCGAAGGTCCAATAATAGGTGTCGTCCTTCTTCTCCTCGCTCTTGGCGCCGGAGAGGATGTAAGCCAGGTTCTGCGCGGAGCCGGTGGCCTCGCCGATCACGACGGCACCGATCACATAGTAATCGCTGTCATACACGGTGAAGACCTGGCCCAGAGCCACAGCCTCAGCGTCCTTGTCGATCTCGATGTCCACGTTCTGCACGCCGGTGTACACGCCGTCCACGTCGGTAATCACCTTTGCAGAACTGCCGGCGCTCACAGCATCCAGATCCACAGTGACAAACACGGTGGCGTCCTCGCCGTAAACGCGGTTGTCATTCTTGCTGTCGCCGACGATGCTCAGGTTGTCGGTGCGGATGACGTCTTCCTTCGCAGTGTCGGTGTAAGCGGTGGTGGTCATGCGGACGGCGGGCTTCAGGGTGTAGGTGCCGTCAGCGTCCACCGTG
This genomic window from Pusillibacter faecalis contains:
- a CDS encoding Lrp/AsnC family transcriptional regulator, which codes for MFLSGLDELDQKILALLVENARYSYSEIGEKLGYSRVAIKNHVDALEKRGVIEGYTTIINPQKLGSAVSCYFEIETQPETFTQVAGQLQACPIVTQIYRTTGNCRLHVHAVAASPEELDRFLQETMDPLPGVVSVSTNMILSRMKDIKGLRL
- a CDS encoding MATE family efflux transporter; the protein is MYQDLTKGSITRGLLLFALPMVAGNLLQQLYNIADTLIVGQALGRNALAAVGSAFTLMTFLTSIFLGLSMGAGALFSIYLGRKDHLALRSAVAHAFVLIAAVTLVLNLAVYLLMDPILHFLQIPPELYASMREYLWIIFAGLPATFLYNFSASLLRSAGNSVAPLWFLGASALLNIGLDLLFVLVFHWGVAGAAVATVIAQYLSGVGLGLYVLLRCRELLPRRSELRFSGRILRELLDLSLLTCAQQSAMNFGILLVQRLVDSFGPVTMAAFAAAVKIDAFAYLPVQDFGNAFSTFVAQNYGAGQVERLREGVRKATAVSAAFSCLISAAVVVFARPLMRIFVQAGDTEVLAAGVLYLRVEGAFYVGIGCLFLLYGFYRAVKRPGMSVVLTVISLGTRVALAYALAGPVGEVGIWMAIPIGWFLADATGYGYYLRHRRALLGENE
- a CDS encoding S-layer homology domain-containing protein, encoding MKKFLSLVLALTMMMSLVTINAGAKEFKDDKDITYDEAVAVISEIGVVDGREDGSFAPTDNLSRGAAAKIICNLILGPTTAAELHADTAPYKDVPTSNTFSGYIAYCAKEGIISGYADGTFRPAGTLTGYAFMKMLLGALGYDATYEGYTGGNWSINVAKQAIGIGLNAGLTDEFNGVDFVTREEAALYAFNTLQATMVDYDQKITTNVNGVDVTISQGSSKPVTWSEGINEDGNIKNDGFVQFAEEFFPKLECRKDSDDFMRPANNWVYDKTDIGTYVDHTLLVESYTTGVTGKTVYDLLKSGVIDKNKLESYVDGKENSIKKTDLVRSNNNDLTGTGDGVVTEVYLDSDDGMITIVSVNSYLAKATSDYSESKEYAPLNVYVKDADGRNYNVDVEDVANVVDVKNDTYYQVNISYKDNDTLGEVKAVSAVEVLEDSTVTKFSTSKNDETNKDQVSKVTIGGEEYKANVKAFYDKDVLNEYNESLLTDNTYTVYVDANGYFLGIELFEGTKNYVFIPGYDLDGSHIGTSTAKASAIFLDGTMKTITVDVKDTNTNIEKARTDASNNAPTADDHAAMSFNKWSGGNEKLNQWYTYTVDADGTYTLKPAVRMTTTAYTDTAKEDVIRTDNLSIVGDSKNDNRVYGEDATVFVTVDLDAVSAGSSAKVITDVDGVYTGVQNVDIEIDKDAEAVALGQVFTVYDSDYYVIGAVVIGEATGSAQNLAYILSGAKSEEKKDDTYYWTFEAVLNGQVQTLTAKSKYSSTITPLTKGTVMELRFDGDYVTSIKAVKAEDVYTNMKVAIDGEDVYQMVGLTANTSTLNLQGRTMYITANREDVGLAFASDAKAVVIQDENKKSDVKTEFTSVGSAISHLADADTNTAGTQYAGNIYAVLNSNGLAQWVVFDSATPLNTGSQGGDFTDNGTDTTLPSTTDLFVDFTGTEKGAGRYDAKNGKLYLQFTDLTPGASKVSLPGVYVSDAVGGGKYVDINDLGVVKTTNLDGKTSKVYVMDYKATELTGTVIVGNKITVQAATENVTEWYVKYSGSAEYANKTETVKNVADTEFTFTVKQPAGSSKYDIQDNSSANITAVRPAALAQSNLTVDQAYTVKLTAAGTQPEVKLNYNNAAVTVTSSVKSGAVNGKGVDAAYFSGSETSKSVNSGAQATVNLTVQTGTALVASTNQVVVEYTVNGTPKSMTHAATASATQTVAIQETVNANTEIVVTGVKVQAKVTVAENSLDTATTTNLTGNATATYNGKNKAAIESEWLDVGSTVAVVVTVPGVSGNGVTITIAGQGTDVTTGTDVEVEGSYTVVAGTNTLTVQAGNKV